In a single window of the Campylobacter hyointestinalis subsp. lawsonii genome:
- a CDS encoding PhoX family protein, translating into MQRRSVLKLGSLGLMSGFFTNSLIGANTKNLIGFEQIAISTDDDFKVAKGYSAKVLVKWSDPIFSHAKKFDESKNIDDDYVKNANFVFGDDADGQKYFAINGSKEGLLVTNNEYVNPELMFNHNGKNMSANDIKYQQNSLGVTILNIKRDGSNFYKYKIDSKYNRRINANTPILITGEAKGDDALKTATDPKGELVFGTLNNCGCGKTPWGTYLTCEENFDDFFGSKDSKFMPSKSFERYGIKAKGGVYGWHLFDDRFDIKATPNEANRFGWVVEIDPFDPKSMPKKRTSLGRFKHENCEVVVDKFDNVVAYSGDDENNEFVYKFVAKNKFDRTNLKANLDILEFGTLYVAKFEGEFGEFKGKLKWIELTFGKNGLTKENGFISQADILIRAREAASFVGATPMDRCEWISKDPNSEFLYSTFTNNKVRQEVDAANPRAKNKYGQILKWAPKNGDHANGDFAWEIFILAGNPKIKDGLYKGSNNINLNNMFNSPDGLAFDKDGRLWIATDGSYSNTGDYEDMGNNQLLCADPYSGEVKRFATGPRACELTGIAFSDDYKTMFISVQHPGEELKGSHWPEGGSHTPKSAVVMITKDDGGIIGA; encoded by the coding sequence ATGCAAAGACGAAGTGTGTTAAAACTAGGTAGCTTAGGGCTGATGAGTGGATTTTTTACTAATTCATTGATCGGTGCAAATACTAAAAACTTGATAGGGTTTGAGCAGATCGCCATTAGTACAGATGATGATTTTAAGGTAGCTAAAGGCTATAGTGCAAAGGTTCTTGTAAAATGGAGCGATCCGATCTTTAGCCATGCAAAAAAGTTTGATGAGAGTAAAAATATAGACGATGATTATGTAAAAAATGCGAATTTTGTATTTGGCGATGATGCCGATGGGCAAAAATACTTTGCAATAAATGGCTCAAAAGAAGGACTTTTAGTTACAAATAATGAATACGTCAATCCAGAACTTATGTTTAATCACAATGGTAAAAATATGAGTGCAAATGATATAAAATATCAACAAAATAGCCTTGGCGTAACCATACTAAACATCAAAAGAGACGGCTCAAATTTTTATAAATACAAGATAGATAGCAAATATAATCGCCGTATAAATGCAAATACGCCTATTTTGATAACAGGCGAAGCAAAAGGCGATGACGCTCTTAAAACTGCCACAGATCCAAAAGGAGAGCTTGTTTTTGGCACGTTAAATAATTGCGGATGCGGAAAAACTCCTTGGGGTACTTATCTGACTTGTGAAGAGAATTTCGACGATTTTTTTGGATCAAAAGATAGTAAATTTATGCCTAGCAAAAGCTTTGAAAGATATGGCATAAAAGCAAAAGGCGGTGTATATGGGTGGCACCTTTTTGATGATAGATTTGACATAAAAGCCACTCCAAATGAGGCAAATCGTTTTGGTTGGGTAGTGGAGATAGATCCATTTGATCCAAAAAGTATGCCAAAAAAACGTACTTCGTTAGGACGTTTTAAACATGAAAATTGCGAAGTAGTAGTGGATAAATTTGATAACGTAGTAGCTTATAGTGGCGATGATGAAAACAACGAATTCGTTTATAAATTTGTCGCAAAAAATAAATTTGATAGAACAAATTTAAAAGCAAATTTAGATATTCTTGAGTTTGGTACGCTTTATGTGGCTAAATTTGAAGGCGAGTTTGGAGAGTTTAAAGGTAAATTAAAATGGATAGAGCTAACATTTGGCAAAAATGGACTTACTAAAGAAAACGGCTTCATCTCACAAGCAGATATCTTAATAAGAGCTAGAGAGGCGGCCAGTTTTGTAGGGGCTACTCCTATGGATAGGTGTGAGTGGATAAGCAAGGATCCAAATTCTGAGTTTTTATATTCCACTTTTACAAACAATAAAGTAAGACAAGAAGTAGATGCTGCAAATCCTAGAGCAAAAAACAAATATGGTCAAATTCTAAAATGGGCGCCAAAAAACGGCGATCATGCAAATGGCGACTTTGCGTGGGAAATATTTATTTTGGCTGGAAATCCAAAGATCAAAGATGGACTTTATAAAGGTAGTAATAACATAAATTTAAACAATATGTTTAACTCTCCTGATGGTCTTGCTTTTGATAAAGATGGTCGTTTGTGGATAGCTACTGATGGTAGTTATTCAAACACAGGAGATTACGAAGACATGGGAAATAACCAACTACTTTGCGCTGATCCTTATAGCGGAGAGGTCAAGAGATTTGCCACTGGCCCAAGGGCTTGTGAGCTTACTGGAATAGCATTTAGCGATGATTATAAGACTATGTTTATCAGCGTCCAGCACCCAGGCGAAGAGTTAAAAGGCTCACACTGGCCAGAGGGTGGCTCTCACACTCCAAAATCAGCAGTCGTAATGATAACTAAAGATGATGGCGGTATTATAGGAGCGTAA
- a CDS encoding flavodoxin domain-containing protein has translation MSKIGVIYGSNGGDTKEVAEYIASKFDSEVIDVKDLSIDFFDKFDKFIFATSTHGHGELQKDFKAKLNLVAEASFINKTVALVGVGGQVKHPNTFIDGLVEFLPLIRGANLWALAI, from the coding sequence ATGTCAAAAATAGGCGTTATTTATGGTTCAAATGGTGGTGATACAAAAGAAGTTGCAGAGTATATAGCAAGTAAATTTGATAGCGAAGTTATCGATGTAAAAGATTTAAGCATTGATTTTTTCGATAAATTTGATAAATTTATATTTGCAACTTCTACTCACGGACACGGTGAGCTTCAAAAAGATTTCAAAGCTAAATTAAATTTAGTTGCTGAAGCAAGTTTTATAAATAAAACAGTTGCACTTGTAGGAGTAGGTGGTCAAGTAAAACATCCAAATACATTTATAGATGGTTTAGTAGAGTTTTTACCACTGATTCGTGGAGCAAACTTGTGGGCGCTAGCGATATAG
- a CDS encoding malate dehydrogenase codes for MKIAIIGAGNVGACTASLLISRQVCKKVALIDINKKLATVKAIDLAQMVAALDLDIDVVGGDDYSLIKDYDIVVITAGFARREDQKREDLITTNAKIVASSAINIAKWAPNSIIIVVTNPLDIMVYVALKASKFSPLKVIGMAGELDSARLKYEIASKLGTSSAKCFAKCIGTHNNDMICLESSMKFEDKSIKDIFDIDEIEEIKQRTKNGGADIVKLMGTSAFYAPSAGVLKMCESIKNGDEKPLSCSVFSKFGEYEVAIGHLVKLDNNGIKEILELNLTQKEIENFKDSIEKIIKIISYINI; via the coding sequence TTGAAAATTGCAATTATAGGTGCTGGAAATGTTGGAGCTTGCACAGCAAGTTTGCTTATTTCTAGGCAAGTGTGTAAAAAAGTAGCACTTATAGATATAAATAAAAAACTTGCGACTGTTAAAGCTATCGATCTAGCTCAAATGGTCGCTGCTTTAGATCTTGATATAGATGTAGTCGGCGGTGACGACTACTCTTTGATCAAAGATTATGATATAGTTGTCATAACAGCAGGTTTTGCTAGAAGAGAAGATCAAAAAAGAGAAGATCTAATAACCACAAACGCCAAAATAGTAGCTTCTAGTGCAATTAACATTGCTAAATGGGCGCCAAATTCTATTATAATAGTAGTAACAAATCCACTTGATATAATGGTATATGTAGCCTTAAAAGCTAGTAAATTTAGTCCTTTAAAAGTCATAGGTATGGCAGGAGAACTAGATAGTGCAAGGCTTAAGTATGAGATAGCTTCAAAACTAGGAACGTCGTCCGCAAAATGCTTTGCAAAGTGCATTGGAACACACAATAATGATATGATATGCTTAGAATCGTCTATGAAATTTGAAGATAAAAGTATAAAAGATATCTTTGATATAGATGAGATAGAAGAGATAAAACAAAGAACTAAAAATGGTGGTGCAGATATAGTAAAATTAATGGGAACTTCGGCGTTTTACGCACCTAGCGCAGGTGTTTTAAAGATGTGCGAAAGCATAAAAAACGGCGATGAAAAACCTCTTAGTTGCTCTGTATTTAGTAAATTTGGTGAATATGAAGTGGCTATTGGACACTTAGTAAAACTTGACAATAATGGTATCAAAGAGATTTTAGAGTTAAATTTAACACAAAAAGAGATTGAAAACTTTAAAGATAGTATCGAAAAAATTATTAAAATTATAAGCTATATAAATATATAA
- a CDS encoding HAD family hydrolase, which translates to MSIKCVIFDMDGTLIDSKKAICKTINYMRACMHMRELDDDFIMSIINDPQKNSIREFYGFDEITTDMRLKFEKEFNKNYELYAVVYKEAMELLEALKSKDYLLAVATNAPHATIENILGHCGILGYFETIVGASKAIAPKPDPAMLNIIRDKFGVECVFIGDSTKDYLAAKNADMRYIHVIWGRDEIISEIKNYKTAKEIIEALD; encoded by the coding sequence ATGAGTATTAAATGTGTAATTTTTGATATGGATGGCACTCTTATAGATAGTAAAAAAGCTATCTGCAAGACGATAAATTATATGAGAGCTTGTATGCATATGCGTGAATTAGATGATGATTTTATAATGTCTATTATAAATGATCCGCAAAAAAACTCTATCAGAGAATTTTATGGTTTTGATGAGATAACTACCGATATGAGATTAAAATTTGAAAAAGAATTTAATAAAAACTATGAGCTTTACGCCGTAGTTTATAAAGAGGCTATGGAGCTTTTAGAAGCTTTAAAATCAAAAGATTATCTACTTGCAGTAGCCACAAACGCACCACACGCAACTATAGAAAATATCCTTGGGCATTGTGGTATTTTGGGGTATTTTGAGACTATAGTAGGAGCAAGTAAAGCCATTGCACCAAAACCAGATCCTGCTATGCTAAACATCATAAGAGATAAATTTGGTGTAGAATGTGTATTTATCGGAGACAGCACGAAAGATTACTTGGCTGCAAAAAATGCCGATATGCGTTATATCCACGTTATATGGGGTAGAGATGAGATCATAAGTGAGATAAAAAACTATAAAACTGCAAAAGAGATCATAGAAGCTTTGGATTAA
- a CDS encoding 2-oxoglutarate ferredoxin oxidoreductase subunit beta, with protein sequence MAFNYDNYLRTSKMPTLWCWGCGDGVILKSVIRAIDAMGWNMDDVCVVSGIGCSGRFSSYVNCNTVHTTHGRTIAYATGIKLANPDKHVIVITGDGDGLAIGGNHTIHGCRRNIDINHILINNFIYGLTNSQTSPTTPQGFWTVTAQWGNIDPNFDAAKLATAAGATFVGRESIINPSKLEKLLVEGFKHEGYSFFDIFSNCHINLGRKNKMGEATQMIDWIDQRTVSKVKFDALSDEEKKGKFPTGILHKDESHIEYCKAYQKVIEAAQNKTKINFEEIK encoded by the coding sequence ATGGCTTTTAATTATGATAATTATCTAAGAACAAGTAAAATGCCTACACTTTGGTGTTGGGGTTGCGGTGATGGTGTCATCTTAAAAAGCGTTATAAGAGCTATTGATGCCATGGGTTGGAATATGGATGATGTCTGTGTAGTAAGTGGTATAGGTTGTTCTGGTAGATTTTCAAGCTATGTAAATTGTAATACAGTGCATACAACTCACGGTCGTACTATAGCTTATGCAACAGGTATTAAATTAGCAAATCCAGACAAGCATGTCATTGTTATAACCGGTGATGGTGATGGCTTAGCGATCGGCGGAAATCACACAATACATGGGTGTAGAAGAAATATAGACATAAATCATATTTTGATAAATAACTTCATTTATGGTCTTACAAACTCTCAAACAAGCCCTACGACTCCACAAGGCTTTTGGACAGTTACGGCTCAATGGGGAAATATAGATCCAAACTTCGATGCAGCTAAGCTTGCAACTGCTGCTGGAGCTACATTTGTAGGTCGAGAAAGCATAATAAATCCTTCTAAATTAGAAAAACTTTTAGTGGAGGGATTTAAACACGAAGGTTATAGCTTTTTTGATATTTTTTCAAACTGCCATATAAATTTAGGTAGAAAAAATAAAATGGGTGAAGCTACACAGATGATAGACTGGATCGATCAAAGAACGGTTTCAAAAGTTAAATTTGACGCTCTTAGTGACGAAGAGAAAAAAGGCAAATTCCCAACTGGCATACTTCATAAAGATGAAAGTCATATAGAGTATTGCAAAGCCTATCAAAAAGTTATTGAGGCCGCTCAAAACAAAACAAAAATCAACTTTGAGGAGATCAAATGA
- the rseP gene encoding RIP metalloprotease RseP, translating to MKSIFLVLTLLIASFWYWGVHFGVTILAISFLIFFHELGHFLVARFFGVKVNTFSIGFGEKIYTKRVGNTDYCLSAIPLGGYVQLKGQDDLDPKLKNYDSDSYNVLSPIKRIAILFAGPFFNLLLAFFLYIALGFIGVDKLAPVVGAIQQDSAAKSAGILKDDKIISINGVSIKQWDDIKKQVKLEPINIIIDRNGKRLSINLTPKIGESISMFGEKIQTPLIGISPSGEITKVYNSGLSSISYAFNETLESSKLIYKGLEKLITGVVPIKEMGGIVAMADITTKASTISISVLFLIVALISVNLGVLNLLPLPVLDGGHIVFNLYEMVFKRPVNEKVFTALSYGSMAFLFALMAFTILNDILRLAGVYE from the coding sequence TTATATTTTTCCACGAACTCGGTCATTTTTTAGTTGCTAGATTTTTTGGCGTTAAAGTCAATACTTTTAGCATCGGATTTGGTGAGAAAATCTACACAAAAAGAGTTGGAAATACAGACTACTGCTTAAGTGCTATTCCGCTTGGTGGCTACGTACAGCTTAAAGGACAGGACGATTTAGACCCAAAGCTAAAAAATTATGATAGCGATAGCTACAATGTTTTAAGCCCTATAAAACGTATAGCCATACTTTTTGCAGGTCCGTTTTTTAATCTTTTGTTAGCATTTTTCTTATATATCGCATTAGGATTTATCGGCGTAGATAAGTTGGCTCCTGTCGTAGGAGCTATCCAGCAAGACTCTGCTGCTAAGAGTGCAGGAATTTTAAAAGACGACAAAATAATAAGCATAAATGGCGTATCGATAAAGCAGTGGGATGACATCAAAAAGCAAGTTAAACTTGAACCGATAAATATCATCATCGATAGAAATGGCAAGCGTTTATCTATAAATTTAACGCCTAAAATCGGCGAAAGTATTAGTATGTTTGGAGAAAAAATTCAAACTCCACTCATAGGCATCAGCCCAAGCGGTGAGATAACAAAAGTGTATAACTCTGGTTTAAGCAGTATTTCTTACGCATTTAACGAAACCTTAGAAAGCTCAAAGCTCATTTATAAAGGGCTTGAAAAGCTGATAACTGGTGTAGTTCCTATCAAAGAGATGGGTGGCATAGTCGCTATGGCTGATATCACGACAAAAGCTTCAACTATAAGCATTTCGGTGTTATTTTTGATAGTGGCGTTGATATCTGTAAATTTGGGCGTTTTAAATTTACTTCCACTTCCCGTACTTGATGGCGGACATATAGTTTTTAACCTTTATGAGATGGTGTTTAAAAGACCGGTAAATGAAAAGGTTTTTACAGCATTAAGCTACGGTTCTATGGCGTTTTTATTTGCGTTGATGGCATTTACTATATTAAATGACATATTAAGACTTGCAGGAGTTTATGAATGA
- a CDS encoding 2-oxoacid:acceptor oxidoreductase family protein, whose amino-acid sequence MSLAELRFVGVGGQGVILAGEILSAAKIEAGGYGVKASTYTSQVRGGPTKVDIILSDEEIKYPYANEGEIEFMLATAQNSYDAFKDGVKEGGIIVVEPNLVKPSEEDKKRWKIYEIPIISIAKDEVGNVITQSVVALGVAIKFTGVMDAEIVRAKMLSSVPDKVKEANNKAYDLGLAYASKCL is encoded by the coding sequence ATGAGTTTGGCAGAGTTAAGATTTGTCGGAGTAGGCGGACAAGGCGTTATTTTGGCTGGAGAGATACTCTCAGCCGCTAAAATAGAAGCAGGGGGATATGGTGTAAAGGCTTCAACATATACCTCACAAGTGCGTGGCGGTCCAACAAAAGTTGATATCATATTAAGCGATGAAGAGATAAAATATCCTTATGCAAATGAAGGCGAGATAGAGTTTATGTTAGCTACTGCACAAAATAGCTATGATGCCTTTAAAGATGGTGTAAAAGAAGGTGGCATAATAGTAGTAGAGCCAAATTTAGTAAAACCTAGCGAAGAAGATAAAAAACGCTGGAAAATATATGAGATTCCTATCATTTCTATAGCTAAAGATGAAGTTGGAAATGTCATCACTCAAAGCGTAGTAGCTCTTGGTGTGGCTATCAAATTTACAGGCGTAATGGATGCAGAGATAGTTCGTGCCAAAATGCTTAGTTCAGTTCCTGATAAAGTAAAAGAGGCCAACAATAAAGCTTATGATCTTGGGCTTGCATACGCTTCTAAATGCTTATAA
- a CDS encoding 4Fe-4S binding protein, whose protein sequence is MKEQPVGMAVWVDETRCKACDICVSYCPAGVLSMKEDIHAIQGMMIEVSHPESCIGCRDCELHCPDFAIYVADKGFKFAKITPEAKERAAAVKANHFRKLK, encoded by the coding sequence ATGAAAGAACAACCAGTAGGTATGGCTGTTTGGGTAGATGAGACCAGATGCAAAGCTTGCGATATCTGTGTTAGCTACTGCCCAGCAGGGGTTTTAAGCATGAAAGAAGATATTCATGCTATTCAAGGTATGATGATAGAAGTAAGTCATCCTGAATCCTGTATAGGATGTAGGGATTGTGAGCTTCATTGTCCAGATTTTGCTATCTATGTTGCCGACAAAGGCTTTAAATTTGCGAAAATTACCCCAGAAGCAAAAGAGAGAGCTGCTGCTGTAAAAGCAAATCATTTTAGGAAACTTAAATAA
- a CDS encoding 2-oxoglutarate synthase subunit alpha, with amino-acid sequence MRSIITTGNALVSRAAVDCGCNFFGGYPITPSSEIAHELSVLLPKNGGKFIQMEDEIAGVSVALGASMSGAKAMTASSGPGISLKSEQIGLGFIAEIPLVIVNVMRGGPSTGLPTRVAQGDILQAKTPSHGDYCSIAVAPGSLDEIYTETVRAFNLANRFSTPVFLLLDETIGHMQGKAVIPDVADLKIEPRREFKGDPKDYKPYEAKEDEPATLNPFFKGYRYHITGLHHGETGFPTEDGKLVDYNIKRLFNKIKGHIDEVSNYEEYKLDDAEICIICYGSVSLAAKEAVDKLRNEGIKVGIFRPITLWPSPEAKLKEIGSKFKKILVTELNLGQYLGEIQRCTLRNDFKTLLKANGRPLSPSEIISKVKEF; translated from the coding sequence ATGAGAAGTATAATAACAACAGGAAATGCACTTGTATCACGTGCAGCTGTGGATTGTGGTTGCAATTTTTTTGGTGGTTACCCTATAACACCATCAAGTGAGATAGCACACGAATTAAGCGTTTTATTGCCTAAAAACGGTGGTAAATTTATACAAATGGAAGATGAGATAGCTGGTGTTTCTGTTGCTCTTGGTGCTAGTATGAGTGGTGCTAAGGCTATGACTGCTAGTTCTGGCCCTGGTATTTCGCTAAAATCAGAGCAGATAGGTCTTGGATTTATAGCTGAGATTCCTTTGGTTATAGTAAATGTTATGCGTGGTGGTCCATCTACAGGTCTTCCTACTCGTGTTGCTCAAGGAGATATTCTTCAAGCAAAAACTCCTAGCCACGGTGATTATTGTTCTATCGCAGTAGCTCCAGGTAGTTTAGATGAAATTTATACTGAAACAGTAAGAGCATTTAACCTTGCAAATCGTTTTAGTACTCCGGTTTTCTTACTTCTTGACGAGACTATCGGACATATGCAAGGAAAAGCCGTAATTCCAGATGTTGCAGATCTGAAGATAGAACCACGTCGTGAGTTTAAAGGAGATCCAAAAGATTATAAGCCTTACGAAGCAAAAGAAGACGAACCAGCTACTTTAAATCCGTTTTTTAAAGGTTATCGCTATCACATAACAGGTCTTCATCATGGTGAGACAGGCTTCCCAACTGAAGATGGAAAACTAGTAGATTACAATATCAAAAGACTATTTAATAAAATAAAAGGTCATATAGATGAAGTATCAAACTATGAAGAGTATAAACTAGATGACGCTGAAATTTGTATAATCTGCTACGGTAGCGTAAGCTTAGCGGCAAAAGAAGCGGTTGATAAACTAAGAAATGAAGGCATAAAAGTAGGTATTTTTAGACCTATTACTTTGTGGCCAAGCCCAGAAGCCAAACTAAAAGAGATAGGTTCTAAATTTAAAAAGATTTTGGTGACAGAGCTAAATTTAGGTCAATATTTAGGAGAAATACAAAGATGTACTTTAAGAAATGATTTTAAAACATTACTTAAAGCAAATGGTCGTCCGCTTAGTCCAAGCGAAATCATAAGTAAAGTTAAGGAGTTTTAA
- a CDS encoding NADP-dependent isocitrate dehydrogenase, giving the protein MADIIYTYTDEAPALATYSLFPVIKEFLSRGGIDIETMDISLAARILANFPDYLKEEQKVPNFLEILGEMTKEKTANIIKLPNISASLPQLNAAIAELQSKGYAVPNYVENPSNDKEADIKARYAKVLGSAVNPVLREGNSDRRCAAAVKAYAKEFPHKNGAWSKDIKTRVSYMNGGDFYSNEKSVIVSKDTKFKIEFEDANGKKELLKDGIKAGRGDIISATFLSVNKLDKFIEESIKDAKDSGLLYSVHLKATMMKVSDPVIFGHFVKIFFKEIFKEFANELKEAGVNQNNGLKDLFTKIENLPCKAKILAKFDEIYATRADLAMVDSDKGITNLHVPSDVIIDASMPAMIRNSGKMWDKKGDARDTLAVIPDKTYATIYEATIEDLKANGALNPATIGSVSNVGLMAKKAEEYGSHDKTFIAKSNGKFIVSSDNGDNMEFKVEEGDIFRAIEAKDEAIKDWIKLAINRAKATKSPAIFWLDENRAHDANMIQIVTDELKKYDLSNLDISIAEPTKAIKRSISIIRSGKDAISVTGNVLRDYLTDLFPILELGTSAKMLSIVPLLNGGGLFETGAGGSAPKIAMQLIEENHLRWDSLGEFLALGASLEHLANISGKKEAKILADTLDKAIQSYLKNDNSPRKNIGENDNRGSHFYLTLYWANELANSELKDKFSAMAKELSENKESIVNELNKAQGKRVEIGGYYKFDDKLVSNIMRPSKLFNEILGK; this is encoded by the coding sequence ATGGCAGATATAATCTACACTTACACAGACGAGGCGCCAGCACTCGCGACTTACTCTTTGTTTCCTGTCATAAAAGAGTTTTTGTCACGTGGTGGCATTGATATAGAAACTATGGATATTTCTTTAGCAGCAAGAATACTTGCAAACTTTCCAGACTATCTAAAAGAAGAGCAAAAAGTACCTAATTTCTTAGAAATTTTAGGTGAAATGACAAAGGAAAAAACTGCAAATATAATCAAGCTCCCAAATATTTCAGCGTCACTTCCGCAACTAAATGCTGCTATAGCAGAGCTTCAAAGCAAAGGTTACGCAGTTCCAAATTATGTTGAAAATCCTAGTAATGACAAAGAAGCGGACATAAAAGCTAGATATGCAAAAGTGCTTGGAAGTGCTGTAAATCCAGTGCTTAGAGAGGGAAATTCAGATAGAAGATGTGCTGCGGCTGTTAAAGCGTATGCAAAAGAATTCCCACATAAAAACGGAGCTTGGAGCAAAGATATAAAAACACGCGTATCATATATGAATGGTGGTGATTTTTACTCAAATGAAAAATCGGTCATAGTTAGCAAAGATACTAAATTTAAGATAGAATTTGAAGATGCAAATGGCAAAAAAGAGCTATTAAAAGACGGCATAAAAGCTGGGCGTGGGGACATTATTAGTGCTACATTTTTAAGTGTTAATAAACTTGATAAATTTATAGAAGAAAGCATAAAAGATGCTAAAGACAGCGGTTTGCTTTACTCAGTTCATCTAAAAGCTACTATGATGAAAGTCAGCGATCCTGTGATTTTCGGACATTTTGTAAAGATATTTTTTAAAGAGATATTTAAAGAGTTTGCAAATGAACTAAAAGAAGCTGGAGTAAATCAAAATAACGGGCTAAAAGACCTATTTACAAAAATAGAAAATCTACCTTGCAAAGCAAAAATTCTAGCTAAATTTGATGAAATTTACGCCACTAGAGCAGATCTTGCTATGGTAGATAGCGACAAGGGCATCACAAACTTGCACGTTCCAAGCGACGTTATAATCGACGCTTCTATGCCTGCAATGATAAGAAATAGCGGTAAAATGTGGGATAAAAAAGGTGATGCTAGAGACACTTTGGCTGTTATTCCTGATAAGACTTATGCTACCATATATGAAGCAACTATCGAAGATTTAAAAGCGAATGGAGCTTTAAATCCAGCAACCATAGGAAGCGTTTCAAACGTTGGGCTTATGGCAAAAAAGGCTGAAGAGTATGGAAGCCACGATAAAACTTTTATAGCAAAAAGCAATGGTAAATTTATAGTAAGTAGCGATAATGGCGATAATATGGAGTTTAAAGTAGAAGAAGGAGATATATTTCGTGCTATAGAGGCTAAAGATGAAGCGATCAAAGACTGGATAAAGTTAGCAATAAATAGAGCTAAAGCTACAAAATCGCCTGCTATATTTTGGTTAGATGAAAATCGTGCCCATGATGCAAATATGATACAAATCGTAACAGATGAACTAAAAAAATATGATCTTTCAAATTTAGATATAAGTATAGCTGAGCCGACAAAAGCCATAAAACGAAGTATATCTATCATTAGAAGCGGAAAAGATGCTATAAGCGTGACAGGAAATGTGCTAAGGGATTATTTAACCGATCTATTTCCTATACTTGAGCTAGGAACTAGTGCGAAAATGCTATCTATTGTACCTTTATTAAACGGAGGTGGGCTTTTTGAGACTGGAGCTGGCGGAAGTGCGCCAAAAATCGCAATGCAACTTATAGAAGAAAATCACCTTAGATGGGATAGCTTGGGTGAATTTTTAGCTCTTGGAGCAAGCTTAGAACATCTTGCAAATATCAGTGGCAAAAAAGAGGCAAAAATCTTAGCAGATACTCTTGATAAAGCAATCCAAAGTTATTTAAAAAACGACAATTCTCCACGTAAAAATATAGGTGAAAATGATAACCGCGGAAGCCATTTTTATCTTACTCTTTATTGGGCAAATGAGCTAGCAAATAGTGAGCTAAAAGACAAATTTAGTGCTATGGCAAAAGAACTTAGCGAAAATAAAGAAAGTATAGTAAATGAGCTAAATAAAGCTCAAGGTAAAAGAGTCGAAATAGGCGGATATTATAAATTTGATGATAAATTAGTGTCAAATATAATGAGACCTAGCAAACTTTTCAATGAAATTTTAGGAAAATGA
- a CDS encoding YggS family pyridoxal phosphate-dependent enzyme — MRLDEILNKIGSTKLIAVSKNVTENEVLELYNQGQMDFGENRVQELKRKKDVLHNLNLNWHFIGRLQANKINHLLALHPTLWQSCESFSMALAVDKRLDYTLDCLLQINSAHEESKQGVDPNVAIDEFLRIKQSCKNLNLAGVMSIGAHSDEIKEIQKSFESTYKIYENLQKYGAKICSMGMSSDYELAIKCGSNMIRLGTILYK, encoded by the coding sequence ATGAGATTAGATGAAATTTTAAACAAAATAGGAAGTACAAAACTTATCGCCGTTTCAAAAAACGTTACTGAAAATGAAGTTTTGGAGCTATATAATCAAGGTCAAATGGACTTTGGGGAAAACAGAGTTCAAGAGCTAAAGCGTAAAAAAGATGTATTGCATAATCTAAATTTAAACTGGCATTTCATAGGTCGTTTACAAGCAAATAAAATCAATCATCTTCTAGCTTTGCACCCTACTTTGTGGCAAAGCTGCGAGAGTTTTTCTATGGCTCTAGCTGTGGATAAAAGGCTTGATTATACTTTGGATTGCTTGCTTCAGATAAACTCAGCTCACGAAGAGAGCAAACAAGGCGTAGATCCAAATGTAGCTATAGACGAATTTTTACGTATCAAACAGAGTTGCAAAAATCTAAATTTAGCAGGAGTGATGAGCATCGGTGCTCATAGTGATGAGATAAAAGAGATACAAAAAAGCTTTGAGAGCACATATAAAATTTATGAGAATTTGCAAAAATATGGAGCAAAGATCTGCTCTATGGGGATGAGCAGTGACTACGAACTAGCTATAAAATGTGGCTCAAATATGATTCGTCTTGGAACGATTTTGTATAAATAA